A genomic window from Punica granatum isolate Tunisia-2019 chromosome 2, ASM765513v2, whole genome shotgun sequence includes:
- the LOC116195054 gene encoding nudix hydrolase 8-like isoform X1 gives MVSPAASFALHPSGYLRQEIKFTNFEIARTSRCILLESTIGFPRRQSLWSGTSSRGSDTLLGSRRIIKNVLSQEISAPSIVVEVLDAREDEYDGIVIDPQGLPTSANAFASALKASLSNWKSKGNRGVWLKLLEEQADLIPIAIQDFSQEGFSCHHAEPGYVMLTYWIPDEPCLLPAGPSHQIGVGGFVINDKLEVLVVKEKCSCNCSGVWKLPTGYINKSEDLFDGAIREVREETGVDTIFLKMVAFRHVHLVGFEKSDILFVCMLKPLSHKISIDESEIQAAKWMPYDELIAQPYYEEDHMCKKVIEICMAAYEEHNSGFIAHQLPSKLDGKLSYLYYDDASLSKPNIL, from the exons ATGGTCTCGCCAGCAGCATCCTTCGCCTTGCATCCATCAGGATATCTTCGTCAGgaaataaaattcacaaaCTTCGAGATTGCCAGGACAAGCAGATGCATATTACTCGAATCAACAATTG GTTTCCCAAGGAGACAGAGTCTATGGAGCGGTACTTCTTCCAGGGGTAGTGACACACTTCTGGGAAGCAGGAGGATAATAAAGAATGTTTTATCTCAGGAGATCTCGGCCCCAAGCATTGTTGTTGAAGTTCTCGATGCTCGGGAGGATGAATATGATGGAATAGTCATTGATCCTCAGGGATTGCCCACGAGTGCAAATGCTTTCGCTTCTGCCCTAAAGGCTTCTCTATCCAACTGGAAATCGAAG GGGAACAGAGGAGTGTGGCTGAAACTACTCGAGGAACAAGCCGACCTCATACCAATTGCAATTCAG GATTTTTCACAGGAGGGATTCAGCTGCCATCATGCTGAACCAGGATATGTGATGCTGACGTATTGGATTCCCGACGAACCATGCCTTCTCCCAGCCGGTCCTTCGCATCAGATCGGTGTCGGAGGGTTCGTGATCAATGACAAACTTGAG GTTCTCGTGGTGAAGGAGAAATGTTCCTGTAACTGCTCTGGTGTATGGAAGCTGCCAACTGGTTATATTAACAAG TCTGAGGACTTGTTTGATGGAGCCATACGAGAAGTGAGGGAAGAAACTGGT GTTGACACCATTTTCCTCAAAATGGTCGCTTTCAG GCATGTCCACCTTGTTGGGTTTGAGAAGTCGGATATCTTATTCGTCTGCATGCTCAAGCCCTTGTCTCACAAAATCTCGATCGATGAGAGCGAAATTCAAGCTGCTAAG TGGATGCCATATGATGAACTTATAGCGCAGCCGTACTACGAAGAAGACCACATGTGCAAGAAAGTGATTGAGATATGCATGGCAGCTTACGAAGAACACAACAGCGGATTCATTGCCCATCAGCTTCCCTCCAAATTAGATGGAAAGCTCTCCTACTTGTACTATGATGATGCGTCATTGTCGAAGCCAAACATACTTTGA
- the LOC116197166 gene encoding mitochondrial-processing peptidase subunit alpha-like: MYRAAASRLRALKGRSSGRVPVRFASAAAVATSTSSSGGLFGWLTGSGSKASAPLEFPLAGVTLPPPLPDYVEPSKTKITTLPNGIKIASETSPNPAASIGLYVDCGSIYETPISFGATHLLERMAFKTTRNRSHLRVVREVEAIGGNVQASASREQMGYSFDALKTHVPEMVELLIDSVRNPVFLDWEVNEQLKKVKSEIAEISNNPHGFLLEIIHSAGYAGALANPLLAPESAINRLNGTILEEFVAENYTAPRMVLAATGVGHEELLSIAEPLLSDLSSVPRPEEPRSVYTGGDYRCQGESGRTHFALAFELPGGWHNEKDAMTLTVLQMLMGGGGSFSAGGPGKGMYSRLYLRVLNEYPQVQSFSAFSNIYNRTGLFGIQATTGSDFVPQAIDIAARELIAVATPGEVDQVQLDRAKQSTKSAILMNLESRMVAAEDAARQILTYGERKPVEHFLKTIDEVTPKDIASIAQKLLSSPLTMASYGDVIYVPSYDSVSSKFQKK; this comes from the exons ATGTATAGAGCTGCGGCTTCGAGGCTCAGGGCTCTTAAG GGCCGCTCCTCTGGCAGGGTACCGGTTAGATTTGCAAGTGCCGCTGCTGTTGCGACTAGCACGTCCTCTTCGGGTGGCCTCTTTGGCTGGCTCACTGGGAGTGGGTCGAAGGCTTCTGCTCCTCTCGAGTTCCCTCTAGCAGGTGTTACCCTTCCACCTCCATTGCCTGATTATGTTGAGCCGAGTAAGACGAAGATTACTACTCTCCCTAATGGCATCAAAATAGCCTCTGAGACTTCTCCG AACCCTGCAGCTTCAATAGGTTTATATGTTGATTGTGGCTCAATTTATGAAACACCGATATCTTTTGGTGCAACACATCTCTTGGAACGCATGGCCTTTAAAACGACCAGGAACAGAAGCCACTTGCGTGTTGTTCGAGAAGTGGAGGCAATTGGAGGAAACGTGCAAGCATCTGCTTCTCGGGAGCAGATGGGGTACTCCTTTGATGCCTTAAAAACTCATGTCCCAGAAATGGTAGAATTACTGATTGACTCTGTAAGGAACCCTGTGTTTCTGGATTGGGAAGTCAATGAACAG CTTAAAAAGGTGAAGTCAGAGATTGCTGAGATCTCCAATAACCCCCACGGCTTCCTTTTGGAGATAATTCATTCTGCTGGTTATGCTGGTGCATTGGCTAATCCCCTTTTAGCTCCAGAATCTGCAATAAACAGACTAAATGGGACTATTTTGGAAGAATTTGTTGCT GAAAACTACACTGCTCCCCGTATGGTACTTGCTGCTACGGGTGTTGGGCATGAGGAGTTGCTATCAATTGCTGAACCTTTATTATCTGATTTATCCAGTGTCCCTCGCCCAGAGGAGCCAAGATCCGTGTATACAGGAGGTGACTACCGCTGTCAAGGTGAATCAGGG AGGACCCATTTCGCTCTTGCATTTGAACTTCCTGGTGGCTGGCATAATGAGAAAGATGCTATGACTTTGACCGTCCTTCAG ATGTTAATGGGAGGTGGTGGATCATTCTCTGCTGGTGGTCCAGGGAAAGGAATGTATTCCAGGCTAT ATCTTCGTGTATTAAATGAATATCCCCAAGTTCAGTCATTTTCAGCATTCAGCAACATCTACAATAGAACTGGCCTCTTCGGCATCCAAGCTACCACG GGATCTGATTTTGTACCACAAGCCATCGATATAGCTGCTAGGGAGCTCATTGCCGTCGCAACCCCCGGAGAAG TTGATCAAGTGCAGCTGGATCGTGCGAAACAGTCTACAAAATCCGCAATTTTGATGAACTTGGAATCCAGA ATGGTTGCTGCAGAAGATGCCGCCAGGCAAATTTTGACGTATGGTGAGAG GAAACCTGTTGAACATTTCTTGAAAACAATTGATGAAGTGACACCAAAGGACATCGCGTCTATTGCTCAGAAGCTTCTGTCCTCTCCATTGACAATGGCATCATATGGAGACG TTATTTATGTCCCGAGCTATGATTCTGTCAGCAGCAAGTTccagaaaaaatga
- the LOC116195054 gene encoding nudix hydrolase 8-like isoform X2, whose product MVSPAASFALHPSGYLRQEIKFTNFEIARTSRCILLESTIGFPRRQSLWSGTSSRGSDTLLGSRRIIKNVLSQEISAPSIVVEVLDAREDEYDGIVIDPQGLPTSANAFASALKASLSNWKSKGNRGVWLKLLEEQADLIPIAIQEGFSCHHAEPGYVMLTYWIPDEPCLLPAGPSHQIGVGGFVINDKLEVLVVKEKCSCNCSGVWKLPTGYINKSEDLFDGAIREVREETGVDTIFLKMVAFRHVHLVGFEKSDILFVCMLKPLSHKISIDESEIQAAKWMPYDELIAQPYYEEDHMCKKVIEICMAAYEEHNSGFIAHQLPSKLDGKLSYLYYDDASLSKPNIL is encoded by the exons ATGGTCTCGCCAGCAGCATCCTTCGCCTTGCATCCATCAGGATATCTTCGTCAGgaaataaaattcacaaaCTTCGAGATTGCCAGGACAAGCAGATGCATATTACTCGAATCAACAATTG GTTTCCCAAGGAGACAGAGTCTATGGAGCGGTACTTCTTCCAGGGGTAGTGACACACTTCTGGGAAGCAGGAGGATAATAAAGAATGTTTTATCTCAGGAGATCTCGGCCCCAAGCATTGTTGTTGAAGTTCTCGATGCTCGGGAGGATGAATATGATGGAATAGTCATTGATCCTCAGGGATTGCCCACGAGTGCAAATGCTTTCGCTTCTGCCCTAAAGGCTTCTCTATCCAACTGGAAATCGAAG GGGAACAGAGGAGTGTGGCTGAAACTACTCGAGGAACAAGCCGACCTCATACCAATTGCAATTCAG GAGGGATTCAGCTGCCATCATGCTGAACCAGGATATGTGATGCTGACGTATTGGATTCCCGACGAACCATGCCTTCTCCCAGCCGGTCCTTCGCATCAGATCGGTGTCGGAGGGTTCGTGATCAATGACAAACTTGAG GTTCTCGTGGTGAAGGAGAAATGTTCCTGTAACTGCTCTGGTGTATGGAAGCTGCCAACTGGTTATATTAACAAG TCTGAGGACTTGTTTGATGGAGCCATACGAGAAGTGAGGGAAGAAACTGGT GTTGACACCATTTTCCTCAAAATGGTCGCTTTCAG GCATGTCCACCTTGTTGGGTTTGAGAAGTCGGATATCTTATTCGTCTGCATGCTCAAGCCCTTGTCTCACAAAATCTCGATCGATGAGAGCGAAATTCAAGCTGCTAAG TGGATGCCATATGATGAACTTATAGCGCAGCCGTACTACGAAGAAGACCACATGTGCAAGAAAGTGATTGAGATATGCATGGCAGCTTACGAAGAACACAACAGCGGATTCATTGCCCATCAGCTTCCCTCCAAATTAGATGGAAAGCTCTCCTACTTGTACTATGATGATGCGTCATTGTCGAAGCCAAACATACTTTGA
- the LOC116197679 gene encoding NAC domain-containing protein 75 isoform X2: MNNSKGSNLSSNVASSSDLIDAKLEEHQVCGSKLCPSCGHKLEGKPDWLGLPAGVKFDPTDQELIEHLEAKVEAKDMKSHPLIDEFIPTIEGEDGICYTHPEKLPGVTRDGLSRHFFHRPSKAYTTGTRKRRKIQTECDLQGGETRWHKTGKTRPVMVNGKQKGCKKILVLYTNFGKNRKPEKTNWVMHQYHLGQHEEEKEGELVVSKIFYQTQPRQCNWSDRSGSASTVGEVSGASDHNFGRRGSSSSSVTNHMSCSASNKEVIPQQDEISAAVASAANISGFSSATMDIQQLKTEHFGFVPFRKTFDEVGIGEVSTVREAPSSVGTCESDPYQRTSHPMAPQQQPLPLPPHPHIAAATATAAFHISRPSNPISAIMAPPPLHHTSIILDEHDSYHVSRMMLQNEFQQQQQHQQQQQQHHKMGGRTATGLEELIMGCSSTDIKEQESSMPNPQEPEWLKYSSFWPDPDNPDHHG, encoded by the exons ATGAATAACAGCAAGGGCAGCAACTTGAGCTCGAACGTAGCCAGCagctccgacctcatcgatgCAAAGCTAGAGGAGCACCAGGTCTGTGGGTCGAAGCTGTGCCCCAGCTGCGGTCACAAGCTTGAAGGCAAGCCG GATTGGCTAGGTCTACCGGCAGGAGTCAAGTTTGACCCAACGGACCAAGAGCTGATAGAACACCTCGAAGCCAAAGTTGAAGCGAAAGACATGAAATCTCACCCTCTCATCGACGAGTTCATCCCCACCATCGAAGGCGAAGACGGAATCTGTTACACCCACCCTGAGAAACTCCCAG GAGTGACTAGAGATGGGTTGAGCAGGCACTTCTTCCACCGGCCCTCAAAGGCTTACACAACTGGAACACGAAAGAGGAGAAAGATTCAAACTGAATGCGACCTCCAGGGAGGTGAGACGAGGTGGCACAAGACCGGGAAAACCCGGCCAGTTATGGTCAATGGGAAACAAAAGGGGTGCAAGAAGATACTTGTGCTTTACACCAACTTTGGGAAGAACCGGAAACCCGAGAAAACCAATTGGGTCATGCACCAGTACCACCTCGGACAGCACGAGGAGGAAAAGGAAGGTGAGCTTGTGGTCTCAAAGATTTTTTATCAGACACAACCGAGGCAATGTAATTGGTCGGACAGGAGCGGCAGTGCAAGTACGGTCGGGGAAGTAAGTGGTGCTAGTGACCACAATTTTGGTCGGAGAgggagcagcagcagcagtgtGACTAATCATATGAGCTGTTCAGCTTCTAATAAGGAGGTCATCCCGCAACAGGATGAAATTTCCGCTGCCGTTGCTAGTGCTGCCAATATTTCAGGTTTCAGTTCGGCCACCATGGATATTCAGCAGCTCAAGACGGAACATTTCGGATTTGTCCCGTTCAGAAAGACCTTTGACGAG GTGGGGATAGGGGAGGTTTCAACAGTAAGGGAAGCACCGTCTTCAGTGGGGACATGCGAGAGCGATCCATACCAGAGAACATCACATCCCATGGCACCCCAACAGCAGCCATTGCCTTTGCCACCGCATCCCCATATCGCTGCAGCCACAGCCACCGCTGCCTTCCACATCAGCCGGCCATCGAATCCCATCTCTGCCATCATGGCCCCACCTCCCCTCCACCACACCTCCATTATCCTTGATGAGCATGATTCTTACCATGTCTCTCGAATGATGCTTCAAAATGAATTTCAG CAACAACAGCAGCatcaacagcagcagcaacaacatCATAAAATGGGAGGACGGACTGCCACAGGCTTGGAGGAACTAATAATGGGCTGCTCATCCACTGATATCAAAGAG cAGGAGTCATCAATGCCAAACCCGCAAGAGCCGGAGTGGCTGAAGTATTCCTCCTTCTGGCCCGACCCTGACAACCCGGATCATCATGGATAG
- the LOC116197679 gene encoding NAC domain-containing protein 75 isoform X3, protein MNNSKGSNLSSNVASSSDLIDAKLEEHQVCGSKLCPSCGHKLEGKPDWLGLPAGVKFDPTDQELIEHLEAKVEAKDMKSHPLIDEFIPTIEGEDGICYTHPEKLPGVTRDGLSRHFFHRPSKAYTTGTRKRRKIQTECDLQGGETRWHKTGKTRPVMVNGKQKGCKKILVLYTNFGKNRKPEKTNWVMHQYHLGQHEEEKEGELVVSKIFYQTQPRQCNWSDRSGSASTVGEVSGASDHNFGRRGSSSSSVTNHMSCSASNKEVIPQQDEISAAVASAANISGFSSATMDIQQLKTEHFGFVPFRKTFDEVGIGEVSTVREAPSSVGTCESDPYQRTSHPMAPQQQPLPLPPHPHIAAATATAAFHISRPSNPISAIMAPPPLHHTSIILDEHDSYHVSRMMLQNEFQQQQQHQQQQQQHHKMGGRTATGLEELIMGCSSTDIKEESSMPNPQEPEWLKYSSFWPDPDNPDHHG, encoded by the exons ATGAATAACAGCAAGGGCAGCAACTTGAGCTCGAACGTAGCCAGCagctccgacctcatcgatgCAAAGCTAGAGGAGCACCAGGTCTGTGGGTCGAAGCTGTGCCCCAGCTGCGGTCACAAGCTTGAAGGCAAGCCG GATTGGCTAGGTCTACCGGCAGGAGTCAAGTTTGACCCAACGGACCAAGAGCTGATAGAACACCTCGAAGCCAAAGTTGAAGCGAAAGACATGAAATCTCACCCTCTCATCGACGAGTTCATCCCCACCATCGAAGGCGAAGACGGAATCTGTTACACCCACCCTGAGAAACTCCCAG GAGTGACTAGAGATGGGTTGAGCAGGCACTTCTTCCACCGGCCCTCAAAGGCTTACACAACTGGAACACGAAAGAGGAGAAAGATTCAAACTGAATGCGACCTCCAGGGAGGTGAGACGAGGTGGCACAAGACCGGGAAAACCCGGCCAGTTATGGTCAATGGGAAACAAAAGGGGTGCAAGAAGATACTTGTGCTTTACACCAACTTTGGGAAGAACCGGAAACCCGAGAAAACCAATTGGGTCATGCACCAGTACCACCTCGGACAGCACGAGGAGGAAAAGGAAGGTGAGCTTGTGGTCTCAAAGATTTTTTATCAGACACAACCGAGGCAATGTAATTGGTCGGACAGGAGCGGCAGTGCAAGTACGGTCGGGGAAGTAAGTGGTGCTAGTGACCACAATTTTGGTCGGAGAgggagcagcagcagcagtgtGACTAATCATATGAGCTGTTCAGCTTCTAATAAGGAGGTCATCCCGCAACAGGATGAAATTTCCGCTGCCGTTGCTAGTGCTGCCAATATTTCAGGTTTCAGTTCGGCCACCATGGATATTCAGCAGCTCAAGACGGAACATTTCGGATTTGTCCCGTTCAGAAAGACCTTTGACGAG GTGGGGATAGGGGAGGTTTCAACAGTAAGGGAAGCACCGTCTTCAGTGGGGACATGCGAGAGCGATCCATACCAGAGAACATCACATCCCATGGCACCCCAACAGCAGCCATTGCCTTTGCCACCGCATCCCCATATCGCTGCAGCCACAGCCACCGCTGCCTTCCACATCAGCCGGCCATCGAATCCCATCTCTGCCATCATGGCCCCACCTCCCCTCCACCACACCTCCATTATCCTTGATGAGCATGATTCTTACCATGTCTCTCGAATGATGCTTCAAAATGAATTTCAG CAACAACAGCAGCatcaacagcagcagcaacaacatCATAAAATGGGAGGACGGACTGCCACAGGCTTGGAGGAACTAATAATGGGCTGCTCATCCACTGATATCAAAGAG GAGTCATCAATGCCAAACCCGCAAGAGCCGGAGTGGCTGAAGTATTCCTCCTTCTGGCCCGACCCTGACAACCCGGATCATCATGGATAG
- the LOC116197679 gene encoding NAC domain-containing protein 75 isoform X1, with amino-acid sequence MNNSKGSNLSSNVASSSDLIDAKLEEHQVCGSKLCPSCGHKLEGKPDWLGLPAGVKFDPTDQELIEHLEAKVEAKDMKSHPLIDEFIPTIEGEDGICYTHPEKLPGVTRDGLSRHFFHRPSKAYTTGTRKRRKIQTECDLQGGETRWHKTGKTRPVMVNGKQKGCKKILVLYTNFGKNRKPEKTNWVMHQYHLGQHEEEKEGELVVSKIFYQTQPRQCNWSDRSGSASTVGEVSGASDHNFGRRGSSSSSVTNHMSCSASNKEVIPQQDEISAAVASAANISGFSSATMDIQQLKTEHFGFVPFRKTFDEVGIGEVSTVREAPSSVGTCESDPYQRTSHPMAPQQQPLPLPPHPHIAAATATAAFHISRPSNPISAIMAPPPLHHTSIILDEHDSYHVSRMMLQNEFQQQQQHQQQQQQHHKMGGRTATGLEELIMGCSSTDIKEVRLIIRTYRRNFREKKKKKGRDTYCQRNIRTKKRKGNRFVLLLFYAKKDKNK; translated from the exons ATGAATAACAGCAAGGGCAGCAACTTGAGCTCGAACGTAGCCAGCagctccgacctcatcgatgCAAAGCTAGAGGAGCACCAGGTCTGTGGGTCGAAGCTGTGCCCCAGCTGCGGTCACAAGCTTGAAGGCAAGCCG GATTGGCTAGGTCTACCGGCAGGAGTCAAGTTTGACCCAACGGACCAAGAGCTGATAGAACACCTCGAAGCCAAAGTTGAAGCGAAAGACATGAAATCTCACCCTCTCATCGACGAGTTCATCCCCACCATCGAAGGCGAAGACGGAATCTGTTACACCCACCCTGAGAAACTCCCAG GAGTGACTAGAGATGGGTTGAGCAGGCACTTCTTCCACCGGCCCTCAAAGGCTTACACAACTGGAACACGAAAGAGGAGAAAGATTCAAACTGAATGCGACCTCCAGGGAGGTGAGACGAGGTGGCACAAGACCGGGAAAACCCGGCCAGTTATGGTCAATGGGAAACAAAAGGGGTGCAAGAAGATACTTGTGCTTTACACCAACTTTGGGAAGAACCGGAAACCCGAGAAAACCAATTGGGTCATGCACCAGTACCACCTCGGACAGCACGAGGAGGAAAAGGAAGGTGAGCTTGTGGTCTCAAAGATTTTTTATCAGACACAACCGAGGCAATGTAATTGGTCGGACAGGAGCGGCAGTGCAAGTACGGTCGGGGAAGTAAGTGGTGCTAGTGACCACAATTTTGGTCGGAGAgggagcagcagcagcagtgtGACTAATCATATGAGCTGTTCAGCTTCTAATAAGGAGGTCATCCCGCAACAGGATGAAATTTCCGCTGCCGTTGCTAGTGCTGCCAATATTTCAGGTTTCAGTTCGGCCACCATGGATATTCAGCAGCTCAAGACGGAACATTTCGGATTTGTCCCGTTCAGAAAGACCTTTGACGAG GTGGGGATAGGGGAGGTTTCAACAGTAAGGGAAGCACCGTCTTCAGTGGGGACATGCGAGAGCGATCCATACCAGAGAACATCACATCCCATGGCACCCCAACAGCAGCCATTGCCTTTGCCACCGCATCCCCATATCGCTGCAGCCACAGCCACCGCTGCCTTCCACATCAGCCGGCCATCGAATCCCATCTCTGCCATCATGGCCCCACCTCCCCTCCACCACACCTCCATTATCCTTGATGAGCATGATTCTTACCATGTCTCTCGAATGATGCTTCAAAATGAATTTCAG CAACAACAGCAGCatcaacagcagcagcaacaacatCATAAAATGGGAGGACGGACTGCCACAGGCTTGGAGGAACTAATAATGGGCTGCTCATCCACTGATATCAAAGAG GTTCGTCTCATAATACGTACGTACCGAAGAAACtttcgggaaaaaaaaaagaagaaaggaagagatACGTACTGTCAAAGAAATATAaggacaaaaaaaaggaagggaaacagatttgttttgttgttattTTATgctaaaaaagataaaaataagtaG